In Actinomyces weissii, a genomic segment contains:
- a CDS encoding YggT family protein — MSAVISILQSLLSLYVLVLLLRVVLDLLEQFSRSWRPTGVVLVVANAVYGLTDPPLRMIRERVPALQVGGVGLDLSVLVLWLGIVLLQTLLAFLR, encoded by the coding sequence GTGTCCGCGGTCATCTCGATCCTTCAGTCTCTTCTCTCCCTGTACGTCCTCGTGCTGCTGCTGCGCGTGGTCCTCGACCTGCTTGAGCAGTTCTCCCGTAGCTGGCGACCAACCGGCGTGGTGCTGGTGGTCGCCAACGCTGTCTACGGGCTCACGGACCCCCCGCTGCGGATGATCCGTGAACGGGTTCCTGCCTTGCAGGTGGGTGGGGTCGGCCTCGACCTGAGCGTCCTGGTCCTGTGGCTGGGGATCGTCCTGCTGCAGACCCTGCTGGCTTTCTTACGCTAA